The following nucleotide sequence is from Anabaena sphaerica FACHB-251.
TGTCACCTAATTTCCCTGCAATGGAGCATTTAAAGTTTTTTCAATGCGATCGCGGGTTTCTAGTAAATGGGCTTTGGTATATTCATCATCAGACTTCACCCGTCTAAGTTGTTGGTCTAATTGTTTGAGTTTATACCATGATAAGGTGCGAGCATCTTCTGGGACATCTACTTTTCGTAATACCATCGCCGTTAAGAAATTCACATATTGTCGTTGTAAACCTCTACGCAAACTAGAAATTTCTAATTTGCCTTTTGGTTGTAAAACTTCTGTCCAAATTCCGGTTTGTAAAGTAGTAAATAACTCAGGCATAGTCAATGCTTTTCCGGGTTCGCTTTTGAGTTCAATATCCTTCATACGAGAAAGGCGATCGCTGGAAAGTAAATCACTCAAAACAGCACTCTGCACAAACAACACCAAATCATGAATTGGGTAATCCAAACGCCCCGTTTTCGGCGTACTACCCCAGTGTCGCCAACGGGATGGTGCTAATTTATTCAGTAGTTCTGGTGAGAAATTCATCGCATCTTCAGCAAACACATACTCTTGCAATGTCGCTAATGCCTGTCTTTGTTGTTCCACTGGAACTGCTACAAATGGTAATCTTCCTTTGTTTTCACCAGGATTGACTCTGTAAAAAGACTGCCCACCAATGTATTTAATCGTGTAGTTTAATTGTTGTAAATAATTACCAAATATGGTACTAAACTGTTCACTTAAATCACTGTAATTCTCCCCAGACATTGAATAAGCATGATTTAAACTTTTCCACATCACACGGGAATTATCCAACTGCCATCGAGAATAAATTAGCACATTACCGCTATTATCCCAAGGTGCAGATGTAGGATCAATCTCAGATGTATCTTCATCAGGGGAATAACTCAACTCTGGTTTTTCCGATTGTTTAGCTATTTCTGCTAAAAATGGCTTTTCTGCGATCGCACTTTTTGCCCCAGAAGGAGTATAACCATACTGTATTGCCCAAACATCATAACTTCCCACCTGACTAGGAAAATAATCTCCCTGGACTGTACCACGAGGGGCTATATTGGGAGGAACATAATCCATTACCGAAGCAGTCAAACCTTTAGTACGAGTGATTTCTAGATTATTCATCTCCTCTGGTTGTAAGAGGTTACTCCCACGAAAATTATGCCGCAAACCTAAAGTATGACCAACTTCATGAGCAATAATTAAACGCAAATATTGATGAATATAATCTTGCACTTGCTCTTTACTAGGAGTAGTATTTGATAACATTGACATTGCCAATGAACCAAAAGCAAATTGATTAGCAGATTCTATCCCATAGCATAAATCATACTCTCCTGCTAGTTTGGATATATTACCCATTAAGCCTTTAGGATTTTTATCACCTTTACTACAAAGGGGGCGATTTTGCATCAATGCTGATAGGGAAGTAGGAGTTTTTGTTTGGTTGGGCAAAACAATTTGACGATACTCATTTTTTAACGCTCTGACAAAACTAGCATCTACCAAAATATCCGCATCCAAAATTTCTCCATTCAAAGGATTCACACGGGATGGACCAAGCGCAAAATAACCATCTACAGTATTAATCCAGCGAATTGTATTATACCTAATATCCGCCGCATCCCATGTAGCATTATTTGGCATTTGTTTGACTTCAATCGCATCCTTGAATCCCGCTTTCAAAAAAGCTTGATTCCACATTAATACGCCTTCTTTAATAGCATCACGATATTCAAAAGGTACAGCGTTATCAATCCAGAAAACAATCGGCTTTTTTGGAGGAGAAATTGCAGCGTTAGGATCTTGTTTTTCCAAATTCCAGCGATTAATGTAACGCACAAAAAGATCATTTCGATCATTTATAGATAAATCTTGATATGCAGTCAGGAAATATCCCACTCGCTCATCTGCCAAGCGCGGTTGATAATTATTTTTTGGCAGTTGGGAAAGGCTATAATGAAGCCGTATAGTAAAGCCACGACTATCAGCCAGCGTATTTAAACTCGGATTTTGGCTATCGCCAGCACTGTTAGCAAAATTAAAAATAGATTCAATTTCTAAATTGTTGGGAAAAACTTTTGCATTACCAAAATAGGGTTGATCTGGACTTGCTGCTAATTCTAAACTTGCAGATAAGCCAGCTAAGTCTGTCAGCAGTAAATCACCTAAATCGATGAGGATGGTTTGGCGTTGCGGATGAATACTTTTAATAGGAAGATTGTAAAGAACAGAATCACTAAAAGACCGATTCAGTGAGCGTGTTTGGGGATCTCCTTCACGAGTCCGAAAATTCACATTACGAACCACAAATTGCAAGTTTTTATCTATGCGTTGGAAATAAAACAAAAAATCTTGCAATGGCAGTCCACTATAAATTCCTCGTTCACCAATGCCAGATTCTAAGGTGGCTGTAGCTAAGAAATTTTTCTGTAGTTGCTCTGGCTTAATTTCTAAATAGATTTTATTAGTCTCTTTCTGGCGATAAAGAGTAAATAGACCCTCTAGTTTTTGACTATCTTTAACAACATCATCAAATGGTTCTAAATCATCTGTTTTAGATGGTTTAGTGCTAAATCCTGTTTTTTTTGCTGGCTTATTGGCAGTTTGAGCAAGTTGTAACAAAGGTTGCTGTCTGGCTTTTTTTGGCTCTGGCACCACCCACATAAAAGGTTGTTTTTGTACCTGTTTATTCTGATTGATTATCCATAGTTGCGATGATGGTAACGTTGTTTGAGGTGAAGTTACCAAATTTTCCTTTGCTTTTGTCTCTAATGACTGGGCGCAAGCAGTTCCCATACCTAAAAACAAACCGTGTAACAAAACGATATAAAAAGTTAATTTTTTCATCCTAGATCCCTGATAACTATTGATTCTTTTTAGGACAGCAAGCAATACTAACTACACTAGGTTTTGAACCTGGAAATTGTCAATTGGTTTGGGAAAAAGTTATTGGGTTTAAGGGTAAAGGTTTTTTATTTCCTTTTCCCCCTGTCCCTTATCCCCTTCAGCGACAAATATTGATTGCTGTAGTATAAAACTAAGGTACTTAAAAGTAGATTTACCTAAACCAAAATAAATAAATGTCTGCCAACTCAAATTGTGCAGCTATACAAGTCAAGTTTGCAACCACAAACCGAAATTAATCCAATTAAAATCAATTACGTTGAAGTTGCTAATTTTACATTTTAATATCTGAGTCTGGACTTATAACCTCCTGGAAATTCTTGCTTTCAGGATTCTCTCAACACATATCCTACACCGCGTACCGTTTGAATTAAGCGTTTTTGCCCTTCCTCTTCAATTTTCAAACGCAAGTAGCGAATGTATACTTCTATCACATTTGACTCACCCAGAAAATCATAACCCCAGACATTTTCTAAGATTTGTTCACGGGTTAATACTTCGCGGGGATGTTCCATAAAAAACTTTAATAGTTCAAATTCCTTCATTGTCAAGTCGATGCCTCTACTATTATAGATAGCGCGACGGATGCTGATATCTAGCACCAAATCCCCAAAGCGCAACTGTTCGTTAGTATCGACATCAGGTTTAAGGTATAGACGAATTAGCTTCAAAAAATCTTCGGCGCGATAAGGTTTGAGAATATAATCATCAGCACCGGCTTCTAGACAAGCTACACGATCATCAACTGTATCTCTTGCCATTAAAATCAATACAGGGGAACAATAGCCAATGGTGCGAATATTTCTGCACAAAGACAGTCCTGATTCTCCCGTCAGCATCCGGTCTACAACTATTAAAGCAGGTTGGCGATGGCTTTGCCCGCTGGAGGCATCGCGGCATTGTTGCAAACCACTGGCCGCATCATGAGCCACAATTGCATCATAGCCAGCTTCTTGCAAATCAAAAGCCAATTGATTGGCTAAAGTATCATCGGGTTCAATCACCAGAACGCAGGAACTGTGAGAAGGTATCATATCAATTGGTAATTGGTAATTTGTAGTTGGTGAAAACTATCTCCTATGAGTTATAACCTGTTACCGTGTTCTTGACATTCCCCACCATACTAACTCAAGTTACTAATTTTCCGGTTACACTTGTATAGAAATTGATATATTTTTCATGCCATACCTTCAGTATGGTCGGGGATTTCAACAATTACAAAGGAGGCAGGAGGGAAGTAGTATGAATTAAAACTTTAGTGGCTAGTAACGGTACATAGCAGACATCATGAGAAACAGGATATTTCGCAGGTGTCCATTTACCTTCGACAACAGCATTACAGACATACAGAGGATATAGATTTAATTTTAGATAATTTGACAGCTTTAGTAATAGTCAATGATGGAGCGATTTCAGCATCTACATATAAATAAACCCAAAAAAGGCGGCTATGGTACTAAAATTATGGATACTATAGCCGATAAAATTCTCAATGGTACATGGGAAATATCAACTTTGCCTAATGGAGAAGTGCGAGTCACACCCCTCTCATAATTATGGCAATTCTACAGAATTGGGTTTAGCAATATGCGGCAGTCCCCAACCTAATTTTTCCCGTAAAACGCGGAAAAACTCTGGAGATTGTAAGCGAATAAATTTAGCAGTGTATGGCGATCGCTCCAAGTATACCCGATCCTCTGACAACACATAACACCCACCATTTCCATCTACCACCATTACCAACCGGGGGATGTTAACTGGATAGATATTAACTGGTTCATTATTGGGGAACACCAAAGCCCTAGAAGCCAGAGAATGGGGACAAATTGGTACTAGCTGCAACACAGGTACACCAGGGGTAATTACAGGTCCTCCCGCACTTAATGAATAAGCAGTTGAACCCGTTGGAGTAGAAACAATTACACCATCCGCCGCAATATCCACTGCTGCATGATGACCAATTTCAATTTCAAAATGGCACATCGAGGTCAATGGTTCCCGATGTAGCACCATTTCATTTAAACACAGAGCCTCCCATAATACCGCATCTCCCCGTAGAACTTTGACGGTGAGCATAACTCGTTCTTCGATTTCATACTCACCTGCCATTACCTGTTCTAGGGCTTGGGGCAGTTGGTTCAGGTAAGCTTCCGTCAAAAATCCCATGTGACCAGTATTCACAGTTAACAATGGTATGCCACAGGGGGCAACTTGACGAGACGCTGCTAACACAGTGCCGTCTCCCCCTAATACCACTGCAAACTCCATGTCTGAATCAAAACCAGGGGGTGTGAGAGCTTCTACTGGGGTGCGGCATACAGGACTATCAGGATTTGAGTAGCCTAGTATACCACCGATACTTGCTGTCACACATACATCCCAACCAGCAGCGGTTAGCTGGTCTTTCAGTTCGGTAGCGACTCGACCCGCTACCGGTTTAACGTCGTTGTAGATAATGCCTGCTTTCGGCACATTCAAATATCCAAGTTTAGGCGATGCTTGATCTTTAGTAATGGTT
It contains:
- the nblR gene encoding response regulator transcription factor NblR, whose amino-acid sequence is MIPSHSSCVLVIEPDDTLANQLAFDLQEAGYDAIVAHDAASGLQQCRDASSGQSHRQPALIVVDRMLTGESGLSLCRNIRTIGYCSPVLILMARDTVDDRVACLEAGADDYILKPYRAEDFLKLIRLYLKPDVDTNEQLRFGDLVLDISIRRAIYNSRGIDLTMKEFELLKFFMEHPREVLTREQILENVWGYDFLGESNVIEVYIRYLRLKIEEEGQKRLIQTVRGVGYVLRES
- a CDS encoding zinc-dependent metalloprotease, producing MKKLTFYIVLLHGLFLGMGTACAQSLETKAKENLVTSPQTTLPSSQLWIINQNKQVQKQPFMWVVPEPKKARQQPLLQLAQTANKPAKKTGFSTKPSKTDDLEPFDDVVKDSQKLEGLFTLYRQKETNKIYLEIKPEQLQKNFLATATLESGIGERGIYSGLPLQDFLFYFQRIDKNLQFVVRNVNFRTREGDPQTRSLNRSFSDSVLYNLPIKSIHPQRQTILIDLGDLLLTDLAGLSASLELAASPDQPYFGNAKVFPNNLEIESIFNFANSAGDSQNPSLNTLADSRGFTIRLHYSLSQLPKNNYQPRLADERVGYFLTAYQDLSINDRNDLFVRYINRWNLEKQDPNAAISPPKKPIVFWIDNAVPFEYRDAIKEGVLMWNQAFLKAGFKDAIEVKQMPNNATWDAADIRYNTIRWINTVDGYFALGPSRVNPLNGEILDADILVDASFVRALKNEYRQIVLPNQTKTPTSLSALMQNRPLCSKGDKNPKGLMGNISKLAGEYDLCYGIESANQFAFGSLAMSMLSNTTPSKEQVQDYIHQYLRLIIAHEVGHTLGLRHNFRGSNLLQPEEMNNLEITRTKGLTASVMDYVPPNIAPRGTVQGDYFPSQVGSYDVWAIQYGYTPSGAKSAIAEKPFLAEIAKQSEKPELSYSPDEDTSEIDPTSAPWDNSGNVLIYSRWQLDNSRVMWKSLNHAYSMSGENYSDLSEQFSTIFGNYLQQLNYTIKYIGGQSFYRVNPGENKGRLPFVAVPVEQQRQALATLQEYVFAEDAMNFSPELLNKLAPSRWRHWGSTPKTGRLDYPIHDLVLFVQSAVLSDLLSSDRLSRMKDIELKSEPGKALTMPELFTTLQTGIWTEVLQPKGKLEISSLRRGLQRQYVNFLTAMVLRKVDVPEDARTLSWYKLKQLDQQLRRVKSDDEYTKAHLLETRDRIEKTLNAPLQGN
- a CDS encoding NAD(+) kinase, coding for MPKAGIIYNDVKPVAGRVATELKDQLTAAGWDVCVTASIGGILGYSNPDSPVCRTPVEALTPPGFDSDMEFAVVLGGDGTVLAASRQVAPCGIPLLTVNTGHMGFLTEAYLNQLPQALEQVMAGEYEIEERVMLTVKVLRGDAVLWEALCLNEMVLHREPLTSMCHFEIEIGHHAAVDIAADGVIVSTPTGSTAYSLSAGGPVITPGVPVLQLVPICPHSLASRALVFPNNEPVNIYPVNIPRLVMVVDGNGGCYVLSEDRVYLERSPYTAKFIRLQSPEFFRVLREKLGWGLPHIAKPNSVELP